A stretch of the Corylus avellana chromosome ca6, CavTom2PMs-1.0 genome encodes the following:
- the LOC132185143 gene encoding uncharacterized protein LOC132185143: MDSLKKKKTCTNPSCFFCSLEEKDSSLRRVGMEKCFKEMPLTDNKQHVLVLSGLWHMAMTQPDDPEFPSLGIFECMANLIYRGINDRNWLLRGQNIYIPYYAAHVIGSYTMNKVEFAEMAVQSGVIPPLMELLRGKISWVEQRVAVRALGHLASYEKTFEAVAVYEEEVVGLAMTLASTCLDVVYFNFVGVKNMNEKLKYHCDLLTRGIGDSEMEDRKAEEWASQLQCWCLYLLNCFACKQKCLNLICRQDFLTNLCDMWGGLVNHASPAGAGLIRILCYSKYGRKSIAESKQIIDTLCNLSRSSDDWQYMGIDCLLLLLKDHSTRYKVFEVISLFLMDLVELGSLGDRSNIGEAITKLLLLDHKKCKLLFKNHKVEKALQDLWNLKVERRRKEKLMCEEKVEERRVIIGLIKQQANHMFWLGEIEEALEKYSEALDLCPLKFRKERMVLHSNRAQCHLLLRDADSAISDSTRALCLSTPANSHSKSLWRRSQAYDMKGLAKESLMDCIMFINGCVKSGNTKRVKIPYYAARMISKQMDATWLFANAQSKTRISGQVGKEQESDGGDYISVTNINGEQQHGEMMRMMMENKDFVSGRLAATTKVAAIDPLIAATFEVAAVALIIAAMDCCH, encoded by the exons ATGGATTCcctcaagaaaaagaagactTGCACCAACCCATCTTGTTTCTTTTGCAGCCTGGAAGAGAAAGACTCCTCACTCAGGAGAGTGGGAATGGAAAAATGCTTCAAGGAAATGCCCCTCACAGACAACAAGCAACATGTCTTGGTGCTCAGCGGTCTATGGCATATGGCAATGACTCAGCCTGATGATCCTGAGTTCCCTTCCCTCGGCATCTTCGAGTGCATGGCAAATTTAATCTACAGGGGTATTAATGATAGAAATTGGCTTCTCAGGGGCCAAAACATATACATACCCTATTATGCTGCTCATGTGATTGGCTCCTACACTATGAACAAGGTGGAGTTTGCAGAAATGGCAGTGCAATCAGGTGTCATACCGCCATTAATGGAGCTCTTGAGAGGAAAGATCAGTTGGGTTGAGCAAAGGGTTGCGGTTCGAGCGCTCGGACACCTCGCTAGCTATGAGAAAACGTTCGAAGCAGTAGCGGTTTATGAAGAAGAAGTTGTTGGTTTAGCCATGACACTTGCTTCTACTTGTCTTGATGTTGTCTACTTCAACTTTGTAGGagtgaagaacatgaatgaGAAATTGAAGTATCATTGTGATTTGCTGACACGAGGCATCGGAGATTCGGAGATGGAGGATCGGAAGGCTGAAGAATGGGCTAGCCAGCTTCAATGCTGGTGTCTTTatcttttaaattgttttgCATGCAAACAAAAGTGTTTGAATCTCATTTGCAGGCAAGATTTCTTGACAAATTTGTGTGATATGTGGGGGGGATTGGTGAATCACGCGTCTCCTGCTGGGGCTGGCCTTATTAGAATCTTGTGTTACAGTAAATATGGAAGAAAAAGCATTGCTGAATCAAAACAAATCATAGACACTCTCTGCAATCTCTCGAGATCTTCTGATGATTGGCAGTATATGGGAATCGACTGTCTTTTATTGCTTCTCAAAGATCATTCCACAAGGTACAAAGTTTTTGAGGTAATTTCATTGTTTCttatggatttggttgaacttGGAAGCCTTGGAGATAGATCAAACATAGGTGAAGCAATCACAAAACTCCTTCTTTTAGACCACAAAAAATGtaaattgttgttcaaaaaCCACAAAGTTGAAAAAGCCTTGCAAGATTTATGGAATTTGAAAGTAGagaggaggaggaaggagaAACTTATGTGTGAAGAAAAGGTTGAAGAGAGAAGGGTTATAATAGGTTTGATAAAACAACAAGCAAACCATATGTTTTGGTTGGGAGAGATTGAAGAAGCTCTAGAGAAGTATTCTGAAGCATTAGATTTGTGCCCTTTGAAGTTTAGAAAAGAGAGAATGGTGTTGCATAGTAATAGAGCTCAGTGTCATTTGCTGCTTAGGGATGCGGATTCTGCCATTAGTGACTCAACTCGAGCTCTCTGCCTCTCCACGCCTGCAAATTCCCACAGTAAGAGTCTTTGGAGAAGATCACAAGCTTATGACATGAAAGGGTTGGCCAAAGAGAGCTTGATGGATTGCATAATGTTCATCAATGGCTGCGTGAAGTCCGGGAACACAAAGCGCGTGAAGATCCCGTACTACGCGGCTCGTATGATCAGCAAACAGATGGACGCCACTTGGCTATTCGCCAACGCCCAGTCAAAGACAAGAATCAGCGGTCAAGTGGGAAAAGAACAAGAATCTGACGGCGGTGACTATATTAGTGTTACCAACATCAATGGTGAGCAACAACATGGTGaaatgatgaggatgatgatggaGAACAAAGATTTTGTATCTG gACGATTAGCTGCAACtaccaaagttgccgctattgatcctctaatagcggcaacttttgaaGTTGCCGCTGTTGCGCTCATAATAGCGGCAATGGATTGTTGCCACTAA